A section of the Erwinia sp. E602 genome encodes:
- a CDS encoding ABC transporter permease → MSLIADNSLKSVRGVRALFPGQLKPGLLLAWAVLALAILWAVAPGWFTAWSPTEGTPGAQRLAPQAGHWLGTDQLGRDLYARIVWGASHSLSGALVAVALGLTVGTLLGVVAGALGGRSESVVMRIVDVLLAIPGLLLSLSIIILLGFGTVNAAIAVGITSVANFARLARSEVVRVRHAEYVEAAYGSGGTFFSVLWRHILPNSLTPVLAFSALQFGSAILAISTLSFLGYGTPPPTPEWGLLIAEGRNYISTAWWLTTFPGVVVVLVVLATNRISHHFSGGRR, encoded by the coding sequence ATGAGTCTGATCGCAGACAACAGCCTCAAGTCCGTGCGCGGCGTGCGGGCGCTCTTTCCCGGTCAGCTGAAGCCGGGTCTGCTGCTGGCGTGGGCGGTGCTGGCGCTGGCGATCCTGTGGGCGGTGGCCCCGGGCTGGTTTACCGCGTGGAGCCCGACCGAGGGCACGCCGGGCGCGCAGCGGCTGGCCCCGCAGGCAGGCCACTGGCTCGGTACCGACCAGCTGGGTCGCGACCTCTATGCGCGCATCGTCTGGGGCGCATCACATTCGCTGAGCGGCGCGCTGGTAGCCGTGGCGCTGGGGCTGACCGTGGGCACGCTGCTCGGCGTGGTGGCCGGCGCGCTCGGCGGGCGCAGCGAGAGCGTGGTGATGCGCATCGTGGACGTGCTGCTGGCGATCCCCGGCCTGCTGCTGTCGCTGAGCATAATTATTCTGCTGGGCTTTGGCACGGTTAACGCCGCCATCGCCGTGGGCATCACCTCGGTGGCGAATTTTGCCCGCCTGGCACGTTCGGAGGTGGTGCGCGTGCGTCACGCGGAGTACGTTGAAGCGGCTTACGGCAGCGGCGGCACCTTTTTCTCGGTGCTGTGGCGGCACATCCTGCCCAACTCGCTGACGCCAGTGCTGGCCTTCTCGGCCCTGCAGTTCGGCAGCGCGATCCTTGCTATCTCGACCCTGAGCTTCCTCGGCTACGGCACCCCACCGCCAACCCCGGAGTGGGGCCTGCTGATTGCCGAAGGGCGCAACTATATCTCCACCGCCTGGTGGCTGACCACCTTCCCCGGCGTCGTCGTGGTGCTGGTGGTGCTGGCTACCAACCGCATCAGTCATCACTTTTCAGGAGGTCGCCGGTGA
- a CDS encoding dipeptide ABC transporter ATP-binding protein encodes MSESIHPVLQVDNLSIAYRSGGQRKRVVHNVSFRVNRGEVVALVGESGSGKTTTAQAIIGLLAGNGERESGEIWLNGAEIGGWSQKRLDGVRGAVVSLIPQDPGSSLNPVKTIGQQVEEVLQLHQRLSRQERQQRVVALLTRVGLSHPERRAGQYPHQLSGGMKQRVLIAIAIALKPALIIADEPTSALDVTVQKRILDLIDELRRESGTAVLFVTHDLAVAAARADRILVFRQGEVQEQGLADDILRRPQHPYTRQLFADAPALSAAIPPPPAARFSQPAIEIAGVSRHFSLGGGEGFQALNNVSFSVARGTTHALVGESGSGKTTLARILLGFQQADSGRVTIDGIDATQLKGEALRQLRRKIQLVYQNPFASLDPSQTLFRVIEEPLLNFEPLSRDERRQRVEEAAIRVALPLPLLERKPHELSGGQRQRVAIARALVLRPQILVLDEATSALDVTIQAQILALLRQLQQDLGLTYLFISHDLATVRQLAHSVSVLRAGQQIDYGNTGDVFSNPVSDYTRELIAAIPTLTRAKDTA; translated from the coding sequence GTGAGTGAATCCATCCATCCGGTGCTGCAGGTGGACAACCTCAGCATCGCCTACCGCAGCGGCGGGCAACGCAAGCGCGTGGTGCATAACGTCTCGTTCCGGGTGAATCGTGGCGAGGTGGTGGCGCTGGTCGGCGAGTCCGGCTCCGGCAAAACCACCACCGCCCAGGCGATAATTGGCCTGCTGGCCGGGAATGGCGAGCGAGAGTCCGGCGAAATCTGGCTGAACGGCGCGGAGATCGGCGGCTGGTCGCAGAAGCGGCTGGACGGCGTGCGCGGCGCGGTGGTCAGCCTGATCCCGCAGGATCCCGGCAGTTCGCTGAACCCGGTGAAAACCATTGGCCAGCAGGTTGAGGAAGTGCTGCAGCTGCACCAGCGGCTGTCGCGTCAGGAGCGTCAGCAGCGCGTGGTGGCCCTGCTGACCCGCGTCGGGCTGTCGCACCCGGAGCGGCGGGCCGGGCAGTATCCGCACCAGCTGTCGGGCGGCATGAAACAGCGGGTGCTGATCGCTATCGCTATCGCGCTGAAACCGGCGCTGATTATCGCCGATGAGCCGACCAGCGCGCTGGACGTGACGGTGCAGAAACGCATTCTCGACCTGATTGACGAGCTGCGCCGCGAGTCAGGTACCGCCGTGCTGTTTGTCACCCACGACCTGGCGGTGGCCGCCGCGCGCGCCGATCGCATCCTGGTGTTTCGTCAGGGAGAAGTGCAGGAACAGGGGCTGGCCGACGATATCCTGCGGCGGCCGCAGCATCCTTACACCCGCCAGCTGTTTGCCGATGCGCCCGCGCTCTCTGCCGCCATTCCGCCGCCCCCTGCGGCGCGCTTTTCCCAGCCGGCGATTGAGATTGCGGGCGTCAGCAGGCACTTCTCTCTCGGTGGCGGCGAAGGTTTCCAGGCGCTGAATAACGTCTCCTTCAGCGTCGCGCGCGGCACCACCCACGCGCTGGTCGGCGAGTCCGGTTCCGGCAAAACCACGCTGGCACGTATTCTGCTCGGCTTTCAGCAGGCAGACAGCGGCCGGGTGACTATCGACGGCATTGATGCCACGCAGCTGAAGGGCGAAGCGCTGCGGCAGCTGCGCCGCAAAATTCAGCTGGTCTATCAGAACCCGTTTGCCTCGCTCGATCCCTCACAGACGCTGTTCCGGGTTATTGAGGAGCCGCTGCTGAACTTTGAACCCCTGAGCCGCGACGAACGCCGTCAGCGCGTGGAGGAGGCAGCCATCCGGGTGGCGCTGCCGCTGCCGCTGCTGGAACGTAAACCGCACGAGCTCTCCGGCGGCCAGCGTCAGCGGGTGGCAATTGCCCGCGCGCTGGTGCTGCGCCCGCAGATCCTGGTGCTGGATGAGGCCACCTCGGCGCTGGACGTCACCATTCAGGCGCAGATCCTCGCTCTGCTGCGGCAGCTGCAACAGGACCTCGGGCTGACCTATCTGTTTATTTCTCACGATCTGGCCACCGTGCGTCAGCTGGCGCACAGCGTCTCGGTGCTGCGCGCCGGGCAGCAGATCGATTACGGTAACACCGGCGATGTTTTCAGCAATCCCGTCAGCGACTATACCCGCGAGCTGATCGCCGCCATTCCCACCCTGACACGCGCTAAGGACACCGCATGA
- a CDS encoding putative FMN-dependent luciferase-like monooxygenase: MTAKRLGFFTRLLDQTSAQERYRLATLQILHAERLGFDTAWVAQHHFHEAEGGLPSPLLFLASVAAQTSRIRLGTAIITLPMENALRVAEDAAVLDLLSDHRLELGLGSGGTPDSFLPFGLTFDRRTEAFSANLETLLQAWRGDALGHEQNRLYPAAPQLADRLWQATFSVAGAARAGAAGHGLMLSRTQPRPPGQPRLALDAIQNPIIDAYLAALPAGVEPRILASRTAFVSRDGAEARRLALPGLTAQAEHHRRAGHQVAGDTLDDYIAAFDVHLGTPEQVEASLRQDSSLARVTDVSFQVHSIDPPHEQILTSIELLASEVAPALGWRKPVSRVTHKERV; encoded by the coding sequence ATGACAGCCAAACGTCTTGGATTCTTTACCCGCCTGCTGGACCAAACCAGCGCGCAGGAACGTTACCGCCTCGCCACCCTGCAGATCCTGCACGCGGAGCGGCTGGGGTTTGATACCGCCTGGGTTGCCCAGCACCATTTTCACGAGGCCGAAGGCGGCCTGCCCTCGCCGCTGCTGTTCCTCGCCAGCGTCGCCGCGCAGACCTCACGCATCCGCCTCGGCACCGCGATCATCACCCTGCCGATGGAGAATGCGCTGCGCGTCGCGGAAGATGCGGCGGTACTGGACCTGCTGAGTGACCACCGGCTGGAGCTGGGGCTGGGTTCCGGCGGCACGCCGGACTCGTTTCTGCCGTTCGGTCTGACTTTTGATCGGCGTACAGAGGCGTTTTCTGCCAACCTGGAGACGCTGTTACAGGCATGGCGTGGCGACGCCCTCGGCCATGAACAGAACCGGCTCTACCCTGCTGCCCCACAGCTGGCCGATCGCCTGTGGCAGGCCACCTTCTCGGTGGCGGGCGCCGCGCGCGCCGGTGCCGCCGGCCACGGGCTGATGCTCTCGCGCACTCAGCCCCGCCCGCCCGGACAGCCGCGCCTGGCGCTGGATGCGATCCAGAACCCGATCATTGACGCATACCTCGCCGCCCTGCCTGCGGGGGTGGAGCCGCGCATCCTCGCCTCACGCACCGCCTTTGTCAGCCGTGATGGCGCAGAGGCCCGGCGGCTGGCGCTGCCGGGGCTGACCGCGCAGGCGGAGCATCATCGCCGCGCTGGCCATCAGGTGGCGGGCGACACCCTTGATGACTATATCGCCGCGTTCGATGTCCATCTCGGCACGCCGGAACAGGTAGAGGCCTCTCTGCGGCAGGACAGCAGCCTGGCACGGGTGACCGATGTGTCATTCCAGGTACACTCCATCGATCCGCCGCATGAACAGATCCTCACCTCAATTGAATTGCTGGCCAGCGAGGTTGCCCCGGCGCTCGGCTGGCGTAAGCCCGTATCCAGAGTGACCCACAAGGAGCGCGTATGA
- a CDS encoding alkylhydroperoxidase domain protein produces the protein MTRSTDLLEQLADIAPGSALAEARLTRDAATENTQGSYEVLFSPSAAHGLPLTSRLALAQQVASWHGEERLAAHYAAELNGRQPDAGLQPLRDHAELLTFKPAAADPAHLQALADGGLSLDAIVTLSQLVAFVSYQSRLLRGYRLLAGENGAAASAEPAVAAAWRTEPLTLSGKNAPPAFTRDELGWEPWIAAKPLAEFSAVEQATLAKFGHTDSDYFRLLGRNLPLLEQRTLADKGIFFTAGGLPRKERELAATVASKVNGCVFCASVHARKAAQLSKQPEDIDRLIAIAPGQPLAVEQQPRWQAIIAFSASLSATPPTASVQQLTELRELGLSELELVDLVQSTAFFAWANRLMLTLGEPFIPAA, from the coding sequence ATGACCCGTAGCACCGATCTGTTAGAGCAGCTGGCCGATATTGCCCCCGGCAGTGCGCTGGCCGAGGCCCGCCTGACCCGCGACGCCGCCACCGAAAATACCCAGGGCAGCTACGAGGTGCTGTTCAGCCCCTCCGCCGCTCACGGCCTGCCGCTGACCTCACGCCTGGCGCTGGCGCAGCAGGTCGCCAGCTGGCACGGTGAAGAGCGGCTGGCCGCACACTATGCCGCCGAACTGAACGGGCGTCAGCCTGACGCCGGGCTGCAGCCGCTGCGCGACCACGCCGAACTGCTGACCTTTAAACCGGCCGCCGCCGATCCGGCCCATCTGCAGGCGCTGGCTGACGGCGGCCTGAGCCTGGACGCGATCGTCACCCTGTCGCAGCTGGTGGCGTTCGTCAGCTACCAGAGCCGCCTGCTGCGCGGTTATCGTCTGCTGGCCGGCGAGAACGGCGCCGCAGCCAGCGCTGAACCGGCGGTGGCCGCCGCGTGGCGTACCGAACCACTGACGCTGAGCGGTAAGAACGCCCCGCCGGCCTTCACCCGCGACGAGCTGGGCTGGGAGCCGTGGATCGCCGCCAAACCGCTGGCGGAGTTCAGCGCGGTCGAACAGGCGACGCTGGCAAAGTTCGGCCACACTGACTCTGACTACTTCCGCCTGCTCGGTCGCAACCTGCCGCTGCTGGAGCAGCGCACGCTGGCAGATAAAGGGATCTTCTTTACCGCCGGCGGGCTGCCGCGCAAAGAGCGCGAGCTGGCGGCCACCGTGGCCAGTAAGGTCAACGGCTGCGTGTTCTGCGCCTCGGTGCATGCGCGCAAAGCCGCGCAGCTGTCAAAGCAGCCAGAGGATATCGATCGGCTAATCGCTATCGCCCCCGGCCAGCCGCTGGCCGTTGAGCAGCAGCCGCGCTGGCAGGCGATTATCGCGTTCTCCGCGTCGCTCTCCGCCACGCCGCCGACCGCCAGTGTGCAGCAGCTGACGGAACTGCGCGAGCTGGGGCTGAGCGAGCTGGAGCTGGTGGATCTGGTGCAGAGCACCGCCTTCTTTGCCTGGGCCAACCGCCTGATGCTGACGCTGGGCGAACCCTTTATCCCGGCCGCCTGA
- a CDS encoding VOC family protein, with amino-acid sequence MSELIPELDHVVINVGEQLDEAAERYRRLGFQLTERGHHSLGSSNHLAIFHNNYLELLGFEPGRGHLRKALWQSPPGLSGLVWKTQDADAVYRHLQQRELAGDAAASFFRPVTLPDGSLQEARFRTVALQAEKVPNGRSFFCQHLTPDAVWQPAWQVHPNGVTHISEFVIASRDPAEAAAVYGQLFGEQQVDVLDSGERQIGAGDAVVRFLSSDRASAEWGALPADYDGSARMIALGFRTRSLAQVHDSLAQGDIPFSEDERGVHVSAGSGGQLALRFSPV; translated from the coding sequence ATGTCTGAACTGATTCCTGAACTGGATCACGTGGTGATCAACGTGGGTGAGCAGCTGGATGAGGCTGCCGAACGCTATCGCCGCCTGGGCTTTCAGCTAACCGAACGTGGCCACCATTCGCTGGGTTCCAGCAACCATCTGGCCATTTTTCACAATAATTACCTTGAACTGCTGGGGTTCGAACCCGGCCGCGGCCACCTGCGCAAAGCGCTGTGGCAGTCGCCCCCCGGCCTTTCCGGGCTGGTGTGGAAAACGCAGGACGCCGATGCGGTTTACCGCCACCTGCAGCAGCGCGAACTGGCGGGCGATGCCGCCGCCAGCTTCTTCCGCCCGGTGACGCTGCCGGACGGTTCGCTGCAGGAAGCGCGCTTTCGCACCGTGGCGCTGCAGGCGGAAAAAGTGCCGAACGGGCGCAGCTTCTTCTGCCAGCATCTGACCCCGGACGCGGTCTGGCAGCCGGCGTGGCAGGTGCACCCGAATGGCGTGACGCACATCAGCGAATTTGTCATCGCCAGCCGTGACCCGGCCGAAGCAGCGGCGGTGTATGGTCAGCTGTTTGGTGAGCAGCAGGTGGACGTGCTGGACAGCGGGGAGCGGCAGATTGGCGCAGGCGACGCTGTCGTGCGCTTCCTGAGCAGCGATCGGGCCAGCGCTGAGTGGGGTGCGTTACCGGCGGATTATGACGGTTCGGCGCGCATGATCGCCCTGGGGTTCCGCACCCGTTCGCTGGCGCAGGTGCATGACAGTTTAGCTCAGGGGGACATTCCGTTCAGCGAAGATGAGCGCGGTGTGCATGTCAGCGCAGGGTCCGGCGGGCAGCTGGCGCTGCGCTTCAGCCCGGTCTGA
- a CDS encoding DUF1272 domain-containing protein, which yields MLTLRPNCECCDRDLPAESTLAVICSFECTFCRDCAEQRLDGHCPNCGGELVRRPIRPAVKLATFPASTVRVNKEHAACGQA from the coding sequence GTGCTGACACTGCGCCCCAACTGCGAATGCTGTGATCGTGATTTGCCAGCGGAATCGACGCTGGCGGTAATCTGTTCGTTTGAATGTACTTTCTGCCGGGACTGTGCGGAGCAGCGCCTGGACGGCCACTGCCCGAACTGCGGCGGTGAACTGGTGCGGCGTCCGATCCGCCCGGCGGTGAAGCTGGCTACTTTCCCCGCCTCGACGGTACGGGTAAACAAAGAGCATGCCGCCTGTGGACAGGCGTAG
- a CDS encoding LVIVD repeat-containing protein has protein sequence MTNFLPKADYSRNMRLIGHSDQGGRPDGVQVMVHRGYAYIGHMVSQGFSIVDVRDAKNPRSAGYVAAPPGTWNVHLQAHDDLLLVINARDLFADVRFADEKVYYTRSVGETVSDVQDRGWSAGLRIFDISSPEKPREISFLPLNGIGIHRIWYVGGRWAYVSALLDGFSDYIFLTIDLANPQKPEVAGRWWLPGMNTAAGEQPGWPQGRRYALHHAIISGDVAYGSWRDGGLTLLDVSDRSNPTLLSHRNWSPPFGGGTHTALPLPDRDLLVVLDEAVLDSQEDGEKHIWLFDIRDKTSPVSISTFPQPDEVDYVAKGAHFGPHNLHENRPGSFISSTLIFATWQNAGVRAYDISNPYRPVETGALVPAAPQKMMDTRPGRPQIIQSCDVFVDAQGIIYSTDYNGGLSVIEFLG, from the coding sequence ATGACGAACTTCTTACCAAAGGCGGACTACAGCCGCAACATGCGGCTGATCGGCCACAGCGATCAGGGTGGACGCCCTGACGGCGTGCAGGTGATGGTACACCGCGGCTACGCCTATATCGGCCATATGGTGTCGCAGGGTTTCTCAATCGTTGACGTGCGTGATGCGAAAAATCCGCGCAGCGCGGGCTACGTAGCCGCGCCGCCCGGCACCTGGAACGTGCATCTGCAGGCGCACGACGACCTGCTGCTGGTGATCAACGCCCGCGATCTGTTCGCGGACGTGCGCTTCGCCGATGAGAAAGTCTATTACACCCGTTCGGTGGGGGAGACGGTCAGCGACGTACAGGATCGCGGCTGGAGCGCCGGGCTGCGCATCTTTGATATCTCCTCGCCGGAAAAGCCGCGTGAAATCAGCTTCCTGCCGCTTAACGGTATCGGTATTCACCGCATCTGGTACGTCGGCGGGCGCTGGGCCTACGTCTCGGCGCTGCTGGACGGCTTCAGCGACTATATCTTCCTGACCATCGACCTGGCCAATCCGCAGAAGCCGGAAGTGGCGGGGCGCTGGTGGCTGCCGGGAATGAACACGGCGGCCGGTGAACAGCCGGGCTGGCCGCAGGGCAGGCGCTATGCGCTGCATCACGCCATCATCAGCGGCGACGTGGCGTACGGCAGCTGGCGCGACGGCGGCCTGACGCTGCTGGACGTCAGCGATCGCAGCAATCCGACGCTGCTCAGCCACCGCAACTGGAGCCCGCCTTTTGGCGGCGGCACCCACACCGCGCTGCCGCTGCCGGACCGCGACCTGCTGGTGGTGCTGGATGAGGCGGTGCTGGACAGTCAGGAGGACGGAGAAAAGCATATCTGGCTGTTCGATATCCGCGATAAAACCAGTCCGGTCAGCATCTCGACCTTCCCGCAGCCGGATGAAGTCGACTATGTCGCAAAAGGCGCGCACTTCGGCCCGCACAACCTGCATGAAAACCGGCCGGGCAGTTTTATCAGCTCAACGCTGATTTTCGCCACCTGGCAGAACGCCGGGGTGCGCGCCTATGACATCAGCAACCCCTATCGTCCGGTGGAGACCGGCGCGCTGGTGCCGGCAGCGCCGCAGAAGATGATGGATACCCGCCCGGGCAGGCCGCAGATTATCCAGTCCTGCGACGTGTTTGTTGATGCGCAGGGGATTATCTACAGCACCGACTACAACGGCGGGCTGTCGGTGATTGAGTTCCTCGGCTGA
- a CDS encoding sugar ABC transporter substrate-binding protein: MKSFVSLLALLVASALPVHAATLAPVPQAIASHDGPVRIAVIRNLGSDDNTTQFVQGAVQQAKALGFKVSTFLSNGDDARFQDFVNQAISQKYDGIILSQGRAPYSTALVKKIADSGIAVSVFDTAVDGEVAGATVTQQDDASLTELSFGQLIKDHNGKASIIRLWVAGFPPMERRQAAYQQLLKANPGIHELESVGAVSSDVQGDTANKVGALLAKYPKGKIDAIWGTWDAFTQGAVKALKENGRNEIKLYSIDVSDQDLQLMREAGSPWKVTAAVDPKLIGATNVRLIALKLAGEATPASYEFKATVIPQALLVSQPGPVNVAGLSKVIPGWGQTGDFIAPWFATLEAKAKK, translated from the coding sequence ATGAAATCATTCGTATCGTTACTGGCGCTGCTGGTTGCCAGCGCATTACCCGTGCACGCCGCCACGCTGGCGCCGGTCCCGCAGGCCATCGCCAGCCATGATGGCCCGGTGCGCATCGCGGTGATCCGCAACCTCGGCTCTGACGATAACACCACCCAGTTTGTGCAGGGCGCGGTGCAGCAGGCGAAAGCGCTGGGCTTTAAGGTCAGCACCTTTTTATCCAACGGTGACGACGCGCGTTTCCAGGATTTTGTTAACCAGGCTATCAGCCAGAAGTATGACGGCATTATTCTCTCGCAGGGACGTGCGCCTTACTCCACCGCGCTGGTGAAGAAGATCGCGGACAGCGGCATCGCCGTATCGGTATTTGATACCGCCGTCGACGGTGAGGTGGCCGGTGCTACGGTCACGCAACAGGACGATGCCTCCCTGACCGAACTCTCCTTCGGTCAGCTGATTAAGGATCACAACGGTAAGGCCAGTATCATCAGGCTGTGGGTGGCCGGTTTCCCGCCAATGGAGCGTCGCCAGGCAGCCTACCAGCAGTTGCTGAAGGCGAATCCCGGCATTCATGAGCTGGAATCGGTGGGCGCCGTCTCCTCTGACGTGCAGGGCGATACCGCCAACAAGGTCGGCGCGCTGCTGGCGAAATATCCAAAAGGTAAGATCGACGCCATCTGGGGTACCTGGGATGCGTTCACTCAGGGCGCGGTAAAAGCGCTGAAGGAGAACGGTCGTAACGAAATTAAACTCTACAGTATCGACGTCTCTGACCAGGATCTGCAGCTGATGCGTGAAGCGGGCAGCCCGTGGAAAGTGACCGCGGCGGTGGACCCGAAATTGATTGGCGCAACCAACGTCCGCCTGATCGCGCTGAAGCTGGCGGGAGAAGCCACCCCGGCCAGCTACGAATTTAAAGCCACGGTGATCCCGCAGGCGCTGCTGGTCAGCCAGCCGGGGCCGGTTAACGTTGCCGGGCTGAGCAAGGTGATCCCGGGCTGGGGCCAGACCGGTGACTTTATTGCGCCGTGGTTTGCGACGCTGGAAGCGAAGGCGAAGAAGTAA